One genomic window of Solea solea chromosome 12, fSolSol10.1, whole genome shotgun sequence includes the following:
- the tjp1b gene encoding tight junction protein ZO-1 isoform X7, which produces MITCAFLWVGFLVAVDSTMVNYQKYITVMQLALGVTASNKEHCLPPRKRMWIHPSPTAGSVTAASSVSTGQGKPSLRRIKGRIHRSKSLDSIDLLDSNSAAMEETVIWEQHTVTLHRAPGFGFGIAISGGRDNPHFQSGETSIVISDVLKGGPAEGLLQENDRVVMVNAVSMDNVEHAYAVQQLRKSGKIAKITIRRKRKVHVPMGRLGERETMSEHDEEEDSYDEEIYETRSGRSGAYSGMGGAMGRRSGRSSGRRDRERERSVSRERSLSPRTDHRSHNLPPRPAKVTLVKSRKNEAEYGLRLASHIFVKDISPESLAARDGNIQEGDVVLKINGTVTENLSLIDAKKLIERSKGKLKMVVQRDDRATLLNIPDLEDSIPSANASDRDDISDIHSLASDHSNRSHDRHRSSRSRSPDRRSEPSDHSRHSPPQISNGSHRSRDDERLSKAASTPAKLSEDIPIPKPKESAITREEKPLPPLPEPKPVYAQPGQPDVDLPVSPSDAPVPSAAHDDSILRPSMKLVKFKKGESVGLRLAGGNDVGIFVAGVLEDSPAAKEGLEEGDQILRVNNVDFANIIREEAVLFLLDLPKGEEVTILAQKKKDVYRRIVESDVGDSFYIRTHFEYEKESPYGLSFNKGEVFRVVDTLYNGKLGSWLAIRIGKNHQEVERGIIPNKNRAEQLSSVQYTLPKTAGGDRADFWRFRGLRSSKRNLRKSREDLSSQPVQTKFPAYERVVLREAGFLRPIVIFGPIADVAREKLAREEPDLFELAKSEPRDAGTDQRSSGIIRLHTIKQIIDRDKHAVLDITPNAVDRLNYAQWYPIVVFLNPDTKQGVKNMRTRLCPESRKSARKLYERAIKLRKNNHHLFTTTINLNNMNDGWYGALKETTQQQQNQLVWVSEGKADGTAEDDLDIHDDRLSYLSAPGSEYSMYSTDSRHTSDYEDTDTEGGAYTDQELDETLNDEVGLPTEPAITRSSEPVREDPPVIQDTPVYPGYQHPVQPEPSSRIDPAGFKMATPQQQDEAALPLPSLPPAAVMPSAVEQPVQLEEPTAAAAAPQADSLNSPSPAPELIQPPPPPPSHESFPSGPSGPEPKMYKKELYNMEDPVRINHSLKPSMSYSHLQPPYQDKQPYREYDHPPYGYDGGGYTEPKPHNTDSHLHYDNRVPHYNEQWTPYDQQTSPSQPTGYQMGHQQPMGYNPQSPYEDGPGRDYSPPQPRYDEGLPVGYDGRPRHSKPGPIRYDEPPPPPPASYDARSPYDSEPHGFPINSPRSPEPPKQYYGDSGLRPTYIPGPPNRGYKPGVHEPIINSEPTAPPPKAEALPSPGEPAITPGSKPLPPLPREDLDEDPAMKPQSVLNRVKMFENKRSVSMDRAKEGGELSAPRPADVPKPVSAPGPVLKANSLSNLEQEKSTYRAPEPQKPHTKPLDDIMRSNHYDPDEDEEYYRKQLSYFDRRSFDSKAMGQPPPGMNRFHDLTKPAQLSYPYNRVESVEKVSPVEKRYEPLPQISPSSQYGPSASSVPPNTLPKLSPSDANSIPEPLSSPNPKLEMAALRPASRDEPTPGSYLPQRGPLDKSPVNGTDAAPPKMLGTPAPTSYNRYVPKPYTSSARPFERKFESPKFNHNLLPNDTQVKTDLLTMPGVVSSTSGKPQLSPQPLDHDSGLDTFTRTMDNRPKYQHNNINAIPKAIPVSPTALDDDDEDEGHTVVATARGIFNCNGGVLSSIETGVSIIIPQGAIPENVEQEIYFKVCRDNSILPPLDKEKGETLLSPLVMCGPHGLKFLKPVELRLPHCASMTPDGWSFALKSSDSSSGDPKTWQNKSLPGDPNYLVGANCVSVLIDHF; this is translated from the exons AGTGCAGCAATGGAGGAGACTGTCATTTGGGAACAGCACACAGTTACACTACACAGG gCACCAGGGTTTGGCTTCGGGATAGCCATATCTGGAGGTCGGGATAACCCTCATTTTCAGAGTGGTGAGACATCCATTGTCATTTCAGATGTGCTGAAAGGAGGTCCAGCAGAAGGCCTACTGCA AGAAAATGACAGAGTCGTTATGGTCAATGCTGTCTCCATGGACAATGTGGAGCATGCGTATGCTGTCCAGCAGCTTCGTAAAAGTGGGAAAATTGCCAAAATT ACAATCAGGCGAAAGAGGAAGGTGCATGTCCCCATGGGCCGCCTTGGGGAGAGGGAAACTATGTCGGAGcatgacgaggaggaggacagcTATGATGAAGAGATATACGAGACCCGGAGTGGACGCAGTGGTGCTTACAGTGGTATGGGTGGGGCCATGGGCAGGCGCAGCGGCCGAAGCAGCGGGCGAAGGGACAGGGAACGTGAGCGCAGTGTCTCACGGGAGCGGAGTCTTTCCCCAAGGACAGACCACCGCTCACACAACCTGCCCCCACGTCCTGCCAAGGTCACACTTGTCAAATCCCGCAAAAATGAAG CAGAATATGGCCTGCGCCTGGCCAGCCATATCTTTGTCAAGGACATTTCCCCTGAGAGTCTGGCTGCCAGGGATGGCAACATCCAGGAAGGGGATGTTGTACTGaag ATTAATGGCACAGTGACAGAGAACCTCTCCTTGATAGACGCCAAGAAGCTGATAGAAAGGTCAAAGGGCAAGCTAAAAATGGTTGTACAGAGGGACGACAGGGCTACACTGCTGAACATCCCTGACCTGGAAGACAGCATTCCTTCAGCCAACGCCTCTGACAGAGATG ACATTTCAGATATCCATTCTCTGGCATCCGATCATTCCAATCGATCACATGACAGACATCGTAGCAGCCGGTCCCGCTCTCCAGACAGAAGATCTGAACCATCGGATCACTCCAGACACTCGCCTCCACAAATCAGCAATGGCAG TCACAGAAGCCGTGATGATGAAAGGCTCTCAAAGGCGGCATCAACACCAGCAAAGCTATCAGAGGATATTCCTATACCCAAACCGAAGGAGTCAGCcattaccagagaggagaaaccGCTGCCACCACTCCCAG agCCCAAACCAGTGTATGCTCAGCCTGGACAGCCAGATGTGGACCTGCCTGTCAGTCCCTCTGATGCCCCTGTGCCAAGCGCTGCCCATGATGATAGCATCTTACG GCCAAGCATGAAGCTGGTGAAGTTCAAGAAGGGTGAGAGTGTGGGGCTGCGCCTGGCCGGAGGGAATGATGTTGGCATCTTTGTAGCTGGAGTGCTGGAGGATAGCCCAGCTGCTAAGGAGGGCCTGGAGGAGGGCGACCAAATTCTCAGG GTAAACAATGTAGATTTTGCAAACATAATCCGAGAGGAGGCGGTGCTGTTCCTCCTGGACCTTCCTAAGGGTGAAGAGGTCACTATTCTGGCCCAGAAGAAGAAAGATG TGTATCGGCGGATTGTGGAGTCTGATGTTGGTGATTCCTTTTACATCCGGACACACTTTGAGTATGAAAAAGAATCTCCATATGGGTTAAGCTTCAACAAGGGCGAGGTGTTCCGTGTGGTCGACACGCTCTACAACGGCAAGCTTGGCTCCTGGCTTGCTATTCGCATTGGCAAGAATCACCAAGAGGTTGAAAGAGGCATTATTCCCAACAAGAACAG AGCGGAGCAGCTCTCCAGCGTGCAATACACTCTGCCCAAAACAGCAGGTGGTGACAGAGCTGACTTCTGGAGATTCCGTGGTCTTCGCAGCTCAAAGAGGAACCTGAGGAAGAGCAGAGAGGACCTCTCCTCCCAACCAGTCCAAACAAAGTTCCCAGCATATGAAAGAGTCGTACTTCGAGAGG CTGGTTTCTTGAGACCAATAGTAATTTTTGGGCCCATTGCTGATGTTGCTCGAGAGAAACTCGCTAGAGAAGAGCCAGATCTTTTTGAGCTTGCAA AGAGTGAGCCAAGAGATGCAGGAACAGACCAGCGTAGTTCAGGAATCATTCGTCTTCACACCATCAAGCAGATTATTGACAGA GACAAGCATGCTGTGCTGGACATCACCCCAAACGCTGTGGACAGGCTGAACTATGCTCAGTGGTATCCAATTGTGGTCTTCCTAAATCCTGATACTAAGCAGGGTGTGAAGAACATGAGGACCAGACTGTGTCCTGAGTCCAGGAAGAGCGCCAGGAAGCTCTATGAGAGGGCCATCAAACTGAGGAAGAATAATCACCACCTGTTCACAA CCACCATTAACTTAAACAATATGAATGATGGCTGGTACGGAGCTCTGAAAGAAACAACCCAGCAACAGCAAAACCAGCTGGTATGGGTTTCAGAGGGGaag GCGGATGGTACTGCTGAGGATGACTTGGACATCCATGATGACCGTTTGTCCTACCTGTCAGCACCAGGTAGCGAATACTCCATGTATAGTACTGACAGCCGCCACACGTCTGACTATGAGGACACAGACACGGAGGGGGGAGCGTACACAGACCAGGAGCTTGATGAGACTCTGAATGACGAGGTGGGTCTGCCCACGGAGCCTGCCATCACCCGTTCATCAGAGCCTGTGAGAGAGGACCCACCTGTAATTCAGGACACACCGGTTTACCCTGGATACCAGCACCCTGTGCAGCCGGAACCATCCAGCCGCATAGACCCTGCTGGGTTTAAGATGGCCACGCCACAGCAG CAAGATGAGGCTGCTCTACCCTTGCCCTCGTTGCCTCCAGCGGCGGTAATGCCCTCTGCCGTTGAGCAGCCTGTGCAGCTAGAGGAGCCGACTGCTGCAGCCGCAGCTCCTCAGGCTGACTCACTTAACAGCCCCAGCCCTGCCCCTGAGCTTATTcagcccccaccaccaccaccatcacacGAATCCTTCCCATCTGGACCGTCTGGTCCAGAACCAAAG ATGTACAAGAAAGAGCTGTACAATATGGAGGACCCTGTCCGGATTAACCACAGTCTGAAACCGTCGATGAGCTACAGTCACCTACAGCCGCCGTACCAGGACAAACAGCCATACCGTGAATATGACCACCCGCCTTATGGATACGATGGAGGCGGCTACACAGAACCAAAGCCTCACAACACTGACTCTCATCTGCACTACGACAACCGTGTGCCTCATTACAACGAACAGTGGACGCCCTATGACCAGCAAACCTCGCCCTCCCAGCCCACAGGGTACCAGATGGGCCACCAGCAACCTATGGGCTACAACCCCCAGTCCCCCTATGAGGATGGACCAGGGCGGGACTACAGCCCTCCTCAGCCACGTTATGATGAGGGCTTACCAGTGGGATATGATGGCAGACCACGCCATAGTAAACCTGGGCCCATTCGTTATGATGAaccccctcctccacccccaGCAAGCTACGATGCCCGCTCTCCTTATGATTCAGAACCTCATGGCTTCCCCATCAATTCACCGCGTTCACCAGAGCCTCCAAAACAATATTACGGTGATTCTGGTCTGAGGCCCACTTATATTCCAGGGCCTCCAAACCGTGGCTATAAGCCAGGTGTACATGAGCCTATAATAAACTCTGAACCCACCGCCCCCCCTCCTAAAGCAGAGGCCCTGCCCTCTCCAGGTGAGCCAGCGATCACTCCAGGCTCCAAACCTCTCCCACCTCTGCCAAGGGAAGACCTGGATGAGGATCCGGCCATGAAACCACAGTCGGTGCTCAACAGAGTCAAGATGTTTGAGAATAAACGGTCTGTTTCTATGGACAGGGcgaaagagggaggagagttGTCAGCACCCAGG cctGCAGATGTTCCTAAACCTGTGAGTGCACCTGGTCCAGTCCTCAAAGCCAATTCCCTAAGCAACCTGGAGCAGGAGAAGTCCACCTATAG GGCTCCCGAGCCACAGAAGCCCCACACTAAACCGCTGGATGATATAATGCGCTCCAACCACTATGACCCAGATGAAGATGAGGAGTACTACAGAAAGCAGTTGTCCTACTTTGATCGCAGAAGTTTTGACAGCAAAGCCATGGGCCAGCCTCCTCCTGGCATGAACCGCTTCCATGATCTGACCAAACCAGCTCAACTGTCCTACCCGTACAACAG AGTTGAGTCTGTTGAGAAAGTGAGTCCAGTGGAGAAAAGATATGAACCCCTGCCCCAGATCAGCCCCTCCTCTCAGTATGGACCCTCCGCCTCCTCCGTCCCTCCTAACACACTGCCTAAACTCAGCCCCAGTGATG CTAACTCCATACCTGAACCACTGAGCTCACCCAATCCTAAACTTGAGATGGCAGCCCTCAGGCCTGCCAGTCGGGATGAACCAACACCCGGCAGCTACCTGCCCCAGAGGGGCCCCCTCGACAAATCACCGGTCAACGGCACCGATGCAGCGCCCCCAAAGATGCTTGGTACTCCAGCTCCAACTAGCTATAACCGCTACGTCCCCAAGCCTTACACCAGCTCAGCTCGGCCCTTTGAGCGCAAGTTTGAGAGCCCCAAGTTCAACCACAACCTGCTGCCCAACGACACACAGGTGAAGACCGACCTCCTCACCATGCCCGGTGTGGTGAGTAGCACCAGTGGGAAGCCTCAGTTGTCTCCACAGCCCCTCGATCACGACAGTGGCCTGGACACCTTCACACGCACTATGGACAACAGGCCCAAATACCAGCACAATAACATCAATGCCATCCCTAAGGCCATTCCTGTCAG CCCCACTGCACtggatgacgatgatgaagacgaAGGGCACACGGTGGTGGCCACAGCCCGTGGCATCTTCAACTGTAACGGAGGGGTTCTGAGCTCCATAGAGACGGGCGTCAGCATCATCATCCCCCAGGGTGCCATCCCCGAGAATGTGGAGCAGGAGATTTACTTCAAGGTGTGCCGGGACAACAGCATCCTGCCCCCCCTCGACAAGGAGAAAG GAGAGACACTGCTCAGTCCACTGGTGATGTGTGGCCCTCATGGACTCAAGTTCCTGAAGCCGGTGGAGCTGCGTTTACCTCACTGTGCGTCCATGACTCCTGATGGTTGGTCTTTTGCTCTAAAATCCTCCGACTCTTCGTCGG
- the tjp1b gene encoding tight junction protein ZO-1 isoform X10 — MITCAFLWVGFLVAVDSTMVNYQKYITVMQLALGVTASNKEHCLPPRKRMWIHPSPTAGSVTAASSVSTGQGKPSLRRIKGRIHRSKSLDSIDLLDSNSAAMEETVIWEQHTVTLHRAPGFGFGIAISGGRDNPHFQSGETSIVISDVLKGGPAEGLLQENDRVVMVNAVSMDNVEHAYAVQQLRKSGKIAKITIRRKRKVHVPMGRLGERETMSEHDEEEDSYDEEIYETRSGRSGAYSGMGGAMGRRSGRSSGRRDRERERSVSRERSLSPRTDHRSHNLPPRPAKVTLVKSRKNEEYGLRLASHIFVKDISPESLAARDGNIQEGDVVLKINGTVTENLSLIDAKKLIERSKGKLKMVVQRDDRATLLNIPDLEDSIPSANASDRDDISDIHSLASDHSNRSHDRHRSSRSRSPDRRSEPSDHSRHSPPQISNGSHRSRDDERLSKAASTPAKLSEDIPIPKPKESAITREEKPLPPLPEPKPVYAQPGQPDVDLPVSPSDAPVPSAAHDDSILRPSMKLVKFKKGESVGLRLAGGNDVGIFVAGVLEDSPAAKEGLEEGDQILRVNNVDFANIIREEAVLFLLDLPKGEEVTILAQKKKDVYRRIVESDVGDSFYIRTHFEYEKESPYGLSFNKGEVFRVVDTLYNGKLGSWLAIRIGKNHQEVERGIIPNKNRAEQLSSVQYTLPKTAGGDRADFWRFRGLRSSKRNLRKSREDLSSQPVQTKFPAYERVVLREAGFLRPIVIFGPIADVAREKLAREEPDLFELAKSEPRDAGTDQRSSGIIRLHTIKQIIDRDKHAVLDITPNAVDRLNYAQWYPIVVFLNPDTKQGVKNMRTRLCPESRKSARKLYERAIKLRKNNHHLFTTTINLNNMNDGWYGALKETTQQQQNQLVWVSEGKADGTAEDDLDIHDDRLSYLSAPGSEYSMYSTDSRHTSDYEDTDTEGGAYTDQELDETLNDEVGLPTEPAITRSSEPVREDPPVIQDTPVYPGYQHPVQPEPSSRIDPAGFKMATPQQQDEAALPLPSLPPAAVMPSAVEQPVQLEEPTAAAAAPQADSLNSPSPAPELIQPPPPPPSHESFPSGPSGPEPKMYKKELYNMEDPVRINHSLKPSMSYSHLQPPYQDKQPYREYDHPPYGYDGGGYTEPKPHNTDSHLHYDNRVPHYNEQWTPYDQQTSPSQPTGYQMGHQQPMGYNPQSPYEDGPGRDYSPPQPRYDEGLPVGYDGRPRHSKPGPIRYDEPPPPPPASYDARSPYDSEPHGFPINSPRSPEPPKQYYGDSGLRPTYIPGPPNRGYKPGVHEPIINSEPTAPPPKAEALPSPGEPAITPGSKPLPPLPREDLDEDPAMKPQSVLNRVKMFENKRSVSMDRAKEGGELSAPRPADVPKPVSAPGPVLKANSLSNLEQEKSTYRAPEPQKPHTKPLDDIMRSNHYDPDEDEEYYRKQLSYFDRRSFDSKAMGQPPPGMNRFHDLTKPAQLSYPYNRVESVEKVSPVEKRYEPLPQISPSSQYGPSASSVPPNTLPKLSPSDANSIPEPLSSPNPKLEMAALRPASRDEPTPGSYLPQRGPLDKSPVNGTDAAPPKMLGTPAPTSYNRYVPKPYTSSARPFERKFESPKFNHNLLPNDTQVKTDLLTMPGVVSSTSGKPQLSPQPLDHDSGLDTFTRTMDNRPKYQHNNINAIPKAIPVSPTALDDDDEDEGHTVVATARGIFNCNGGVLSSIETGVSIIIPQGAIPENVEQEIYFKVCRDNSILPPLDKEKGETLLSPLVMCGPHGLKFLKPVELRLPHCDPKTWQNKSLPGDPNYLVGANCVSVLIDHF, encoded by the exons AGTGCAGCAATGGAGGAGACTGTCATTTGGGAACAGCACACAGTTACACTACACAGG gCACCAGGGTTTGGCTTCGGGATAGCCATATCTGGAGGTCGGGATAACCCTCATTTTCAGAGTGGTGAGACATCCATTGTCATTTCAGATGTGCTGAAAGGAGGTCCAGCAGAAGGCCTACTGCA AGAAAATGACAGAGTCGTTATGGTCAATGCTGTCTCCATGGACAATGTGGAGCATGCGTATGCTGTCCAGCAGCTTCGTAAAAGTGGGAAAATTGCCAAAATT ACAATCAGGCGAAAGAGGAAGGTGCATGTCCCCATGGGCCGCCTTGGGGAGAGGGAAACTATGTCGGAGcatgacgaggaggaggacagcTATGATGAAGAGATATACGAGACCCGGAGTGGACGCAGTGGTGCTTACAGTGGTATGGGTGGGGCCATGGGCAGGCGCAGCGGCCGAAGCAGCGGGCGAAGGGACAGGGAACGTGAGCGCAGTGTCTCACGGGAGCGGAGTCTTTCCCCAAGGACAGACCACCGCTCACACAACCTGCCCCCACGTCCTGCCAAGGTCACACTTGTCAAATCCCGCAAAAATGAAG AATATGGCCTGCGCCTGGCCAGCCATATCTTTGTCAAGGACATTTCCCCTGAGAGTCTGGCTGCCAGGGATGGCAACATCCAGGAAGGGGATGTTGTACTGaag ATTAATGGCACAGTGACAGAGAACCTCTCCTTGATAGACGCCAAGAAGCTGATAGAAAGGTCAAAGGGCAAGCTAAAAATGGTTGTACAGAGGGACGACAGGGCTACACTGCTGAACATCCCTGACCTGGAAGACAGCATTCCTTCAGCCAACGCCTCTGACAGAGATG ACATTTCAGATATCCATTCTCTGGCATCCGATCATTCCAATCGATCACATGACAGACATCGTAGCAGCCGGTCCCGCTCTCCAGACAGAAGATCTGAACCATCGGATCACTCCAGACACTCGCCTCCACAAATCAGCAATGGCAG TCACAGAAGCCGTGATGATGAAAGGCTCTCAAAGGCGGCATCAACACCAGCAAAGCTATCAGAGGATATTCCTATACCCAAACCGAAGGAGTCAGCcattaccagagaggagaaaccGCTGCCACCACTCCCAG agCCCAAACCAGTGTATGCTCAGCCTGGACAGCCAGATGTGGACCTGCCTGTCAGTCCCTCTGATGCCCCTGTGCCAAGCGCTGCCCATGATGATAGCATCTTACG GCCAAGCATGAAGCTGGTGAAGTTCAAGAAGGGTGAGAGTGTGGGGCTGCGCCTGGCCGGAGGGAATGATGTTGGCATCTTTGTAGCTGGAGTGCTGGAGGATAGCCCAGCTGCTAAGGAGGGCCTGGAGGAGGGCGACCAAATTCTCAGG GTAAACAATGTAGATTTTGCAAACATAATCCGAGAGGAGGCGGTGCTGTTCCTCCTGGACCTTCCTAAGGGTGAAGAGGTCACTATTCTGGCCCAGAAGAAGAAAGATG TGTATCGGCGGATTGTGGAGTCTGATGTTGGTGATTCCTTTTACATCCGGACACACTTTGAGTATGAAAAAGAATCTCCATATGGGTTAAGCTTCAACAAGGGCGAGGTGTTCCGTGTGGTCGACACGCTCTACAACGGCAAGCTTGGCTCCTGGCTTGCTATTCGCATTGGCAAGAATCACCAAGAGGTTGAAAGAGGCATTATTCCCAACAAGAACAG AGCGGAGCAGCTCTCCAGCGTGCAATACACTCTGCCCAAAACAGCAGGTGGTGACAGAGCTGACTTCTGGAGATTCCGTGGTCTTCGCAGCTCAAAGAGGAACCTGAGGAAGAGCAGAGAGGACCTCTCCTCCCAACCAGTCCAAACAAAGTTCCCAGCATATGAAAGAGTCGTACTTCGAGAGG CTGGTTTCTTGAGACCAATAGTAATTTTTGGGCCCATTGCTGATGTTGCTCGAGAGAAACTCGCTAGAGAAGAGCCAGATCTTTTTGAGCTTGCAA AGAGTGAGCCAAGAGATGCAGGAACAGACCAGCGTAGTTCAGGAATCATTCGTCTTCACACCATCAAGCAGATTATTGACAGA GACAAGCATGCTGTGCTGGACATCACCCCAAACGCTGTGGACAGGCTGAACTATGCTCAGTGGTATCCAATTGTGGTCTTCCTAAATCCTGATACTAAGCAGGGTGTGAAGAACATGAGGACCAGACTGTGTCCTGAGTCCAGGAAGAGCGCCAGGAAGCTCTATGAGAGGGCCATCAAACTGAGGAAGAATAATCACCACCTGTTCACAA CCACCATTAACTTAAACAATATGAATGATGGCTGGTACGGAGCTCTGAAAGAAACAACCCAGCAACAGCAAAACCAGCTGGTATGGGTTTCAGAGGGGaag GCGGATGGTACTGCTGAGGATGACTTGGACATCCATGATGACCGTTTGTCCTACCTGTCAGCACCAGGTAGCGAATACTCCATGTATAGTACTGACAGCCGCCACACGTCTGACTATGAGGACACAGACACGGAGGGGGGAGCGTACACAGACCAGGAGCTTGATGAGACTCTGAATGACGAGGTGGGTCTGCCCACGGAGCCTGCCATCACCCGTTCATCAGAGCCTGTGAGAGAGGACCCACCTGTAATTCAGGACACACCGGTTTACCCTGGATACCAGCACCCTGTGCAGCCGGAACCATCCAGCCGCATAGACCCTGCTGGGTTTAAGATGGCCACGCCACAGCAG CAAGATGAGGCTGCTCTACCCTTGCCCTCGTTGCCTCCAGCGGCGGTAATGCCCTCTGCCGTTGAGCAGCCTGTGCAGCTAGAGGAGCCGACTGCTGCAGCCGCAGCTCCTCAGGCTGACTCACTTAACAGCCCCAGCCCTGCCCCTGAGCTTATTcagcccccaccaccaccaccatcacacGAATCCTTCCCATCTGGACCGTCTGGTCCAGAACCAAAG ATGTACAAGAAAGAGCTGTACAATATGGAGGACCCTGTCCGGATTAACCACAGTCTGAAACCGTCGATGAGCTACAGTCACCTACAGCCGCCGTACCAGGACAAACAGCCATACCGTGAATATGACCACCCGCCTTATGGATACGATGGAGGCGGCTACACAGAACCAAAGCCTCACAACACTGACTCTCATCTGCACTACGACAACCGTGTGCCTCATTACAACGAACAGTGGACGCCCTATGACCAGCAAACCTCGCCCTCCCAGCCCACAGGGTACCAGATGGGCCACCAGCAACCTATGGGCTACAACCCCCAGTCCCCCTATGAGGATGGACCAGGGCGGGACTACAGCCCTCCTCAGCCACGTTATGATGAGGGCTTACCAGTGGGATATGATGGCAGACCACGCCATAGTAAACCTGGGCCCATTCGTTATGATGAaccccctcctccacccccaGCAAGCTACGATGCCCGCTCTCCTTATGATTCAGAACCTCATGGCTTCCCCATCAATTCACCGCGTTCACCAGAGCCTCCAAAACAATATTACGGTGATTCTGGTCTGAGGCCCACTTATATTCCAGGGCCTCCAAACCGTGGCTATAAGCCAGGTGTACATGAGCCTATAATAAACTCTGAACCCACCGCCCCCCCTCCTAAAGCAGAGGCCCTGCCCTCTCCAGGTGAGCCAGCGATCACTCCAGGCTCCAAACCTCTCCCACCTCTGCCAAGGGAAGACCTGGATGAGGATCCGGCCATGAAACCACAGTCGGTGCTCAACAGAGTCAAGATGTTTGAGAATAAACGGTCTGTTTCTATGGACAGGGcgaaagagggaggagagttGTCAGCACCCAGG cctGCAGATGTTCCTAAACCTGTGAGTGCACCTGGTCCAGTCCTCAAAGCCAATTCCCTAAGCAACCTGGAGCAGGAGAAGTCCACCTATAG GGCTCCCGAGCCACAGAAGCCCCACACTAAACCGCTGGATGATATAATGCGCTCCAACCACTATGACCCAGATGAAGATGAGGAGTACTACAGAAAGCAGTTGTCCTACTTTGATCGCAGAAGTTTTGACAGCAAAGCCATGGGCCAGCCTCCTCCTGGCATGAACCGCTTCCATGATCTGACCAAACCAGCTCAACTGTCCTACCCGTACAACAG AGTTGAGTCTGTTGAGAAAGTGAGTCCAGTGGAGAAAAGATATGAACCCCTGCCCCAGATCAGCCCCTCCTCTCAGTATGGACCCTCCGCCTCCTCCGTCCCTCCTAACACACTGCCTAAACTCAGCCCCAGTGATG CTAACTCCATACCTGAACCACTGAGCTCACCCAATCCTAAACTTGAGATGGCAGCCCTCAGGCCTGCCAGTCGGGATGAACCAACACCCGGCAGCTACCTGCCCCAGAGGGGCCCCCTCGACAAATCACCGGTCAACGGCACCGATGCAGCGCCCCCAAAGATGCTTGGTACTCCAGCTCCAACTAGCTATAACCGCTACGTCCCCAAGCCTTACACCAGCTCAGCTCGGCCCTTTGAGCGCAAGTTTGAGAGCCCCAAGTTCAACCACAACCTGCTGCCCAACGACACACAGGTGAAGACCGACCTCCTCACCATGCCCGGTGTGGTGAGTAGCACCAGTGGGAAGCCTCAGTTGTCTCCACAGCCCCTCGATCACGACAGTGGCCTGGACACCTTCACACGCACTATGGACAACAGGCCCAAATACCAGCACAATAACATCAATGCCATCCCTAAGGCCATTCCTGTCAG CCCCACTGCACtggatgacgatgatgaagacgaAGGGCACACGGTGGTGGCCACAGCCCGTGGCATCTTCAACTGTAACGGAGGGGTTCTGAGCTCCATAGAGACGGGCGTCAGCATCATCATCCCCCAGGGTGCCATCCCCGAGAATGTGGAGCAGGAGATTTACTTCAAGGTGTGCCGGGACAACAGCATCCTGCCCCCCCTCGACAAGGAGAAAG GAGAGACACTGCTCAGTCCACTGGTGATGTGTGGCCCTCATGGACTCAAGTTCCTGAAGCCGGTGGAGCTGCGTTTACCTCACT